The genome window CAGTCCCCTAGCCCCCAGCCATGATCCCCCACACCACAGGACATGCACAAGTAGGGCTTGGCCGGGGGAGAGGCACCCACCGCAGGCCCAGCTCCCTCCAGGCCTGAAGCCTGGCCAAGGCCAGGAAGTCACATATGTCTGCAGGGTTGGGCCCTGGGGTAGAGGTGCTGGTGACCGGGTCTTCTGGCCTGTGTGGAGACAGCTGCTCTGGGGGCACCCAGGCCTAGGGAGGAAAATAGCTGTTTTGGGGACCCCGGCCCTGGAATGGCTGTAGGGCAGGGCACTGTCAGGGTGTGAGTCCCGGATGCTGGCCCactgtggggtgggggctggagtcCTGGATGCTGGTCTACTTTGGGGGAGGGCTGGAGCTCTGGATGCTGGTCCACTGTCGGGGGGCTGGAGCTTTGGACACAGGCTGACTGTGGCTGGAGTCCTTGCCCActttgggaggaagggagggcatACCTGGCACTGGTGCCTATGCTCCCGAAGGCCTTTGGTGGGGTTCCCGCAGAGGACTTGGCCTGCACCTGAAGAAGAGGACTTGGCTGGGCCTGGTTTGGGGCCAAGGGGCTGCGGGGTTGGCTTCAGGCCTGGGCGGGTCAGTTACCATGGGTGAGGTTGCTGCTGTGGTCTTCTGGGGCCATGTCCTCAGGAAGCAGGCCTTCAGGCAGCGGGCCCCCAGGGACCAGAAGGGAAAGGGGCCAGGGTCTGAGAAGCCGGGGCAGGGTCTCAGACAGGGACAACTCAGGGTCCAAACTCCACATGGGGGCTCCAAGGGGACGATCTGCCCAAGGATCAGAATCAGAGGTCACAGAGGCCCATGCCAGCCGGCCAGCCCAAGAGCCCACCCCAGACTCTGTCCACAGACCAGGGACTTGACACCCAGGAAGCCTCGTGCCCCGAGGCCAGCCTCTGAAGTTCGTTTCCTTCCAGAGAGGCCCTCAGCCTCAGaccctcctctccctctgcacACGTGCTGCTCACAGAGATGGCGTCCCGGCCTGCAGGAGGACGTGCGCCGCGATGGGGACCGGGGCTCAGGGCTGGGGAAGGGTATGAGATATGGCCTTCCACCTCTGACAGGTCTGAGGAGGGCAGGGGTGGAGGCCTCCTTTGGGGTGGGGGCCCAGGCTGGTGGCAAGGTCTCCAGGTGGGTGGCTGCCGTACCCAGCGTGGGGAGGACACCATCCAGGATGCTGCCCTTCTTGATGGCCTCCTTCACCATGAGCCAGTCCTGGTCCAGCTTCTGGGGGGCGGGCAGGTCTGTGTGCGTGGCTGGCACCTCATCCAGGACCTGCAGCTGCGGGATGAGCTTCCTCACCTCCGCCCTGTAGTTGTAGCCCTGGAGCACCTGCATGGCGGAGGGCAAAGGCTGGCAGGCCTGGGTCCAGCGGGCCCTTTAGGCCAGCTTTATCCTGAGGCTCCCTCCCTCAGACCCACTGTGGGACAGGGCCAGGGAGCTAGGGGTCAGTGATGCTGGCCCACCCTGCTGGGGCTGGCTTGGTTCACTCTTGGATTCCATGGACTGCACGGACTGGACTCATCCCTCATTCTCCAGGCCAGTGGCCAGGGTCCAGTGATGCCTTCTGGCCTGTGGAGCTGCCCTGAGCTCAGGGCTGTGGCCCACTCAAGCAGCCACTGTGCACTGGGTGGATGCAGACCCCAACACGTGCACCACCAAGCCGCAGCTAGTGGGGTGGGCAGTATATGCTCTGGGCATGCACGGCCCGTGCGGGGGGAAAGTGGGCCTTTGTGCTGCACAGAGGCCTGCAGTGTTGTGTGTGTGGCACTTCCAAGCAGGGCATGCACAGGCCCGTGACACTGTACGGGAGTGCATTCCTACACAGGGTGTGCACAGGCTTGCAGGGGGTGGAGGTGGCTCTGGACGGGTGTGTGTGGGCGTGCGCATAcgtgtttgtgcatgtgttgtGTACATGACCCTGCATGGAGACTATACCAAGCAGGTGTGGTTCCATGTGGCGTGTGTGTGGACTCTCGGGGTACATGCATGGGCTGAGGGGCATGGCATGTGTGCAGGTGGGTGCAGAGGTCTCAGCCCTCGGGAGGGCCCAGAGGTCAGAGCCATAGCGGGTCTCCCTTGCCCTGCACATGCTGACTAGGTGCCCAGCACACACACCTTGTTGGAGGGGCCAGGGGCAGGCCGCAGGCACACCAGGTTGCCCTCCAGGGTGAGCGTGTTTAGCCGCGGGCACAGCTGCAGGTAGCGCACCTGCCCCAGGTCCTCCAAGCTGTTGCCCTCCAGGTCCAGCACCTCCAGCTGCTCGAGCAGGCACAGCGGGCTCAGGTCCGAGATGTTGTTATAGGAGACGTAGAGTTCCTAGACAGCAGGGGGACCTCAGCCAGGACCTGCCTGGTGTCCCGTCCCCAGCCCAGGGTGCCACAGACCCACCTTCAGCTTTGGGAAGGAGGCGATGCCATCCAGGTCAGTCAGACCACAGCGAGCCAGCCACAGAACCTGTAGGCGGCCCAAAGAGGTGCCCAGGTCTCTGCAGAAGGCAGGGTTGGGTGGTCAGTGCCATCCTGCAGTGGAGGGCCATATCTCTGGCCTCCCTTGTGCCCAGCCACCACCCATACCTGGCTGCCTGCGGGTGCAGGGGCAGTTGTGACTGGCAGTTGTGGGTGGTCTCCCAGATGAGGCAGGGGCTCCAGAACCCCCTGGCTCCCAGCCTTTCCCTCCTTGCTGCAGCCTCCTGGTCTTGGGCATGGGTAGAGTGTCCCCTACCTTCTCCAACCCCTGGGGGGTCTGGCCTGGCCGTGGGAAGCTGCACTGCTGCTGGATGGCTTGGCTCCAGCCCTACCTGATACCCACTGCAGCAGGGCGGGCCAGTAGAAATTTATGATACATTTCATGCTGCAGGTATCATAATATTTCTAATTATACTATTAATAGCTTCGTGGCATTCACTCCGGGAGTTAGGGTCTGAAATGCTACCTGGAAGCCCCGAGCTGCTGGACACACTGGAGGGGAGGGGCTTTCCTGGAAGGTGGTCAGGTTCtgagctggctggtttggggggACCCAGCAGCTTGATGTTGCTGTGTATGGGGACAGTTGTTTTGCACTGGTCCGCCACGTCTCTCCCGCCATCACTGGCCTCACACCTGGGGACTCTGCACCTGCTGCTCTTCCAGGTGCTGCAGCGCTTCCTCTACACCTCCCCCTCGTGAAGATGCTGCCTGAGCTTTCAGGTTTTCCGTGAACAACCGCTGATTTCTCCACGGCCAGATGATTTCTTCAGATCTGTCTCCAGCTCACTAACTACCCTTGGCTAATGTCTCATCCACCGTGTAGTCTGTCCACTGAGCTTTTAAGTTTCATTCTGTCGCCCTCATCATATTTGCTTTAGTCTTTGTCCTTTAGTTACATGGATTCATTGTTTATCCCCAGTCTACTGCCCTAAATGGTTTTTCCAATCATCTCTTAATTGGCTGGAAGTTCTGTCTAGTGATTTCCTCAAGGAGCCTGGTGGAAACGCGTGGTCTCAGACTCACTCTGCGACTCACTTGCACAGCCACCCCTGGCCACGCACAGGCACTGTTCCCCTGCCTCCTCGGTTCCAGTGTTTCTGTAGAGAAGTCTGAGGAAAACTTCACTCTTTTTGACCTTAAAAGACAAATTGATCTCTTTTCTTGGCTGCCCCAAATTTTTACCTTTATCTGGAAGTCCGGTAACTTTGTTAGGATGAGTTTCAGTGCCAGCaattcagtttcagtttttcctttccaTCTGTAGATGAAGCTCTTCTCTTACTTCTGACAAGTTTCCTTTAatcttacatattttttcctgttcCATTGTTCCAGTTACTTCTGCAGAGATTCCAATTGTGCATGTTAGGCCTCCTCTGTCTGCCTCCCTCTCTGTGGTTCTTTTAAACTCCGTTCATGGACAATAAATTTTGCTTATTGTTATCCTTCCTGTCGTGTTGGGTTTCCTGCAGCGttgctttcagttttttcttcatttctgtaatGGCATTATTGTTTgagtccaattttttttttcagagcttGCACACGCCTTCCCACTTGCAACCTGTGGCTCAGAACTGATCACATGGCCACAAGCCCAGCTGAAAATAGGAAACCCTTTTGTTATAGAGAAATACATATTAGGAAATAACTGGTAGATTTTGCCACACCTCATGTGAAATAGGAAATTAAcaggaaaattacaaaattctCAAACTAATAACAAAAAGCAAAGTGTACGAGATTTGAGGAATCTTGCCTAAAGCTGTACATAAAGAGAAATTTAGGTCTTTACATATATTGAAAAACTAGAAGGATTAGAACAATTGAGCTAAGCATTCAGGTCAAGgaactaggaaaagaaaaatggcagagaGCAATATCGAAAGACAAGAAGGGCGGACACAGAAAGGAAAGTGACGCAACAACCAGGAAAGTCACAGCCAGTGTTAACGAGCCCACAACTGACTCCCTCAAAAGCTTAATGGACAATCCTCCGGCAAGAAGATCAGGGATGAAAAGAGAGACCGTGCAAATAAGTGTGTAGAATTTAAAAAGAGGAATCTTGATAGCCACGGCAGCAGTCTGAGATAACACAAGGCCTTTATAAACAAAGTGCGCGCCAAACGTTTTGAAAACCTAGACAAAGCTTGcactgaaagaaatagaaaacttgataGACCAATACCCATTAATGAACCTCCAGATCTGGACCCGTTTTAACagtaagttctttttttctttagatgaccagtgaggggatcttaacccttgacttggtggtgtcagcaccacgctctcccaagtgagccacgggccggcccttgatttttaaaatttattctaaatcAGTGTAGTGTTTCTCTACATTTGTAACAATCAACCAAGAAATACAAGAGAAACAAGAAATATAACCTTATTCATGATCACAAAAGTACTATACAATAGGTGGGAAGTAATTTAGTTTGGTTTCAGGGAGCCATGTGATTCGAGGAGGCTGGTGTCCTAACTTGTCCCAAGTGGCAgcggggtgggtggggggatccTGGTTAGTCCGAGTCCATCAAACTCCCACCCCCTTGCTGGTGGTTGGTGTGGGACAGCGTAGGCATGACGCAGTTCTAGCCAAAGCAGCTCAAGGGAGAATGCGGGGGAATGTGTCCCTTGTTCTCACTAATGCACACAAGGAGGGCATTCCTGTTATGGGTTggactgtgtccccccaaagtcctatgttgaagtcctaacccccagtacctcagaatgtgacctatATTTAGAAATAGGGCTACTGCAGATGAATTAGTTAGGATGAGGTCAAACTGGAGTAGGGTGGACCCCTATCCGATATGACTGGTgaccttataaaaagggaaagtTTGGCCGTGGAGACACACAggcagggagaacaccatgtgaataCAAAGACAGAGATCtgggtgatgcttctacaagccaaggacctCCAAAGATTGCCaacaaccaccagaagctagagagAGGCCCAGAACAGATcctccctcccagcctcagagGGAACCAGCCCTTCGGACACCTGCACCGTGGACTTCCCACCTCCAGAGCCGTGAGAAGACACGTctctgctgttgacgctgccccATCTGCGGTACTGTGCGACAGCAGCCCCGGGAAACAAATGTACTGTCCTAGTCCACAAGTGTCGAGGACGCCTGGGGCTGCAGAAGCCACCCTGCACCGTGAGGGGACCAGCACAGGCACAGAGGATCACACGTCACACTCAGTGAACCCATCCTGCAAGTCTGACTCTGGGCTTCAGTCCCACGGGAGACAGGAGTTTGTGCGTCCTGTCCACTCACGCGTCCTCAGGTCTTGGCCTGAAGGAGTAAATAATTTCTTATGGATTAGTCTAGTTTGATACGAGTTTTTGTAACTTGCAGCTGGAAGCATTCTAACTTTACAGAGGAACAAACTTTACAACAAACTTTACAGAAGAAActttaaatttctattaaaatatttttttaaatacttatgaATAGAGATATGCCATATTTGTGGATGTATAACCTAATAAGTAAATCCAAATCAGCACGTACatcttttttaattctaataaaaattccagaaagatcagtgtgtatgtgtgtgcggaACCCAACAAACTGAAATTCAAATGCAAGAGTAAGTGTCCAGGAGCAGCTGGGTAAGCTTGTAAAAGAGACAGCAGAGACAAGCACATCAGTGCTAGGCTTTGTCACAATGCCACACGGACACGGCAGCGTGCTGTGCGCAGGAATAGACCAACAGATGCCAGAGGGCTCGTGGAGACGCTCACACACACAGGGAGCTGCCCGGTGACAGAGACCACGCTACAGTGCATGGGAAAATGGTGTATTGCTTGGCAGGTGACGCTGGGAAAATCGACTCGTCATATATGGCAGAAAAGAAAGCCGGGTCCAACTTTGTGCTGCCTCAAAGGTGACTTTGCAGATAAGTTGGAAAGTGAGACCAGAAAGCGAATAGATGAAACAGTGGAGTATCCGTGGCCTTGCGGGCGTGGACGACTTCCTGAATAGCACCCGCGCACCAGCCAGAAGTGATGGGCCGGATCGCGAGGAAATAAACAAGGGGTTTCTGCTGAAGCCCTTCACCACGAGGTTGGCAGGAGGACACAGGGTGAAGAGTCCTGCAGCGTCCAACGTGCACCCAGAATATACCAAGAACTCCCAGAAATCAGCAAGAAAAGGACAGAGTCCACCCACAAAATCAGCACGGGCTTTATGAAGTGAGGCGCGACATCTCCAGTAGCGAGAAAAACGCATACGATTAAGTTGTACGAAACTTGTCCACccaattattttaatagtttccaAATTACTTGCTGAGCTGCACAGAGTGTCAGTGTGGCTTTTTCACACAGCTGGCACTAAGCCAAGGGCGCCGAGCCCGGGCTGGCCTGCAAGTGCTGTTCCCTGTGAGCCTGGGGCTGATAGTCACTCCAGCCCGTGTGTCTTCACGCCGGTGACATTTTGAGGTGCTGAATTCTCTCTCAATTTCTGATACACTCACAGCCTCTATGCTGAAATTATTTCCTAACCCTTATAATGCTGCCCAAGATTTTAATATAGTTAATATTTCTGTGATCATCTAGGTCACAACAGTGGTGCATTGGATCGTCCTACGTAATTAGTTTCCTTTTAcaagtttttgttcattttcatccCATGAAGGTTTATAAACATCATTTGGCCAAGTTTCGGGAttcaataacagaaataatttaGGGGTTCACTACATACATTTTTTACTGCTGTTATCAAACAACTGAATACGATTTCATGAAATTTGTGATTTAATTATTTTCCCTCATACTTATTTTGTTTCGTTAcaaatagttatttatttattttggcatccAGCCAgcacagagattgaaccctgggcccagctctaacctactgagctgaCGGGTCGGCCCatactttatttctcaattttataaCACCTTCTACTTCTCTTTCATAGttaattctttatttaattttacgtGCTTTTTATACACTTTTATTGTTCTTTGAGCTAATCCGTCAGCCTTAACTACAGGGACTGCTGAGTTAACGCGTGTGCGCTGGGTTGGGGACGCCCCCACACCCTCCTT of Cynocephalus volans isolate mCynVol1 chromosome 4, mCynVol1.pri, whole genome shotgun sequence contains these proteins:
- the LRRC56 gene encoding leucine-rich repeat-containing protein 56 isoform X2 → MDPASDGSHGPRPSTASIQVRELSWQGLHNPCPQSKGLGSHAGSCGEQLVEEYMSPARLQALAQVDDLRLVKVLEMCVDTHENSLGNFGVHLPNLSQLRLNGSRLGSLRDLGTSLGRLQVLWLARCGLTDLDGIASFPKLKELYVSYNNISDLSPLCLLEQLEVLDLEGNSLEDLGQVRYLQLCPRLNTLTLEGNLVCLRPAPGPSNKLQVLDEVPATHTDLPAPQKLDQDWLMVKEAIKKGSILDGVLPTLDRPLGAPMWSLDPELSLSETLPRLLRPWPLSLLVPGGPLPEGLLPEDMAPEDHSSNLTHGAGQVLCGNPTKGLREHRHQCQAWVPPEQLSPHRPEDPVTSTSTPGPNPADICDFLALARLQAWRELGLRHLESQQERAAAPWAPRRAPEEQEDQAGPKTSPSPPSLASEPSRTLGCHLIPSPPKHPMPPNLGTSSPWRSANLQSRGRRLRALGSLGPGLGEGLAAVTALRGLEAASGSSPGAQGCPGPLPALDPAARPPGLQCLHHLNPITPAHSHP
- the LRRC56 gene encoding leucine-rich repeat-containing protein 56 isoform X1, with translation MDPASDGSHGPRPSTASIQVRELSWQGLHNPCPQSKGLGSHAGSCGEQLVEEYMSPARLQALAQVDDLRLVKVLEMCVDTHENSLGNFGVHLPNLSQLRLNGSRLGSLRDLGTSLGRLQVLWLARCGLTDLDGIASFPKLKELYVSYNNISDLSPLCLLEQLEVLDLEGNSLEDLGQVRYLQLCPRLNTLTLEGNLVCLRPAPGPSNKVLQGYNYRAEVRKLIPQLQVLDEVPATHTDLPAPQKLDQDWLMVKEAIKKGSILDGVLPTLDRPLGAPMWSLDPELSLSETLPRLLRPWPLSLLVPGGPLPEGLLPEDMAPEDHSSNLTHGAGQVLCGNPTKGLREHRHQCQAWVPPEQLSPHRPEDPVTSTSTPGPNPADICDFLALARLQAWRELGLRHLESQQERAAAPWAPRRAPEEQEDQAGPKTSPSPPSLASEPSRTLGCHLIPSPPKHPMPPNLGTSSPWRSANLQSRGRRLRALGSLGPGLGEGLAAVTALRGLEAASGSSPGAQGCPGPLPALDPAARPPGLQCLHHLNPITPAHSHP
- the LRRC56 gene encoding leucine-rich repeat-containing protein 56 isoform X3, with the protein product MDPASDGSHGPRPSTASIQQALAQVDDLRLVKVLEMCVDTHENSLGNFGVHLPNLSQLRLNGSRLGSLRDLGTSLGRLQVLWLARCGLTDLDGIASFPKLKELYVSYNNISDLSPLCLLEQLEVLDLEGNSLEDLGQVRYLQLCPRLNTLTLEGNLVCLRPAPGPSNKVLQGYNYRAEVRKLIPQLQVLDEVPATHTDLPAPQKLDQDWLMVKEAIKKGSILDGVLPTLDRPLGAPMWSLDPELSLSETLPRLLRPWPLSLLVPGGPLPEGLLPEDMAPEDHSSNLTHGAGQVLCGNPTKGLREHRHQCQAWVPPEQLSPHRPEDPVTSTSTPGPNPADICDFLALARLQAWRELGLRHLESQQERAAAPWAPRRAPEEQEDQAGPKTSPSPPSLASEPSRTLGCHLIPSPPKHPMPPNLGTSSPWRSANLQSRGRRLRALGSLGPGLGEGLAAVTALRGLEAASGSSPGAQGCPGPLPALDPAARPPGLQCLHHLNPITPAHSHP